The Arthrobacter sp. NicSoilC5 genome has a window encoding:
- a CDS encoding MBL fold metallo-hydrolase, which produces MDSKDHEDRLVMLGVNGGPVIAPGEAQPALALVVNNAVYLVDCGLDSARQLVHSGLGFGPVRSVFITHHHFDHTSGLPALLLHGWTARPPLSFLDLWGPPGTKAKARNLLAGFEDDISLYQAGGGFGPFPAVEGHDIELPADGTITPVMEDENVVVAATRVFHGPEVADSYAYRFTIKRTGKVVVFSGDTAAHDANLIALAKDCDVLVHETQDNSAVERIAAGLPGPQAAELTKHLFEAHSSVLELPAIAATAGAGKLVLSHYTPTVQPPEVWLAMVLPAAEKAGYTGEIVAPAALDVIPL; this is translated from the coding sequence TTGGATTCGAAGGACCATGAAGACAGGCTTGTCATGCTGGGGGTCAACGGCGGACCTGTCATCGCGCCCGGCGAGGCCCAGCCGGCCCTCGCGCTTGTAGTCAACAATGCTGTCTACCTGGTGGACTGTGGGCTGGACAGTGCACGGCAGCTGGTCCACTCGGGGCTCGGCTTCGGCCCGGTCCGGAGCGTCTTTATTACCCACCATCACTTCGACCACACTTCAGGGCTGCCGGCGCTGCTGCTGCACGGATGGACGGCCCGCCCGCCGCTGTCGTTCCTTGACCTGTGGGGACCGCCCGGGACCAAAGCCAAGGCAAGGAACCTCCTGGCCGGCTTCGAGGACGACATCTCCCTGTACCAGGCGGGTGGCGGTTTTGGCCCGTTTCCGGCGGTCGAAGGCCACGACATCGAACTGCCTGCGGATGGCACCATCACTCCCGTCATGGAGGATGAGAACGTGGTGGTGGCCGCAACCAGGGTGTTCCACGGCCCGGAAGTGGCGGACTCCTATGCGTACCGGTTCACCATTAAACGCACGGGCAAGGTGGTGGTCTTTTCCGGCGACACTGCCGCCCATGACGCAAACCTGATTGCCCTCGCCAAGGACTGCGACGTTCTGGTCCACGAGACACAGGACAACTCCGCGGTTGAGAGAATCGCTGCCGGTCTTCCCGGGCCGCAGGCCGCCGAATTGACCAAGCACTTGTTCGAAGCGCATTCCAGCGTCCTTGAACTGCCGGCCATAGCCGCAACTGCAGGGGCGGGAAAGCTCGTCCTGAGCCATTACACCCCCACCGTTCAGCCTCCGGAGGTGTGGCTGGCCATGGTGCTGCCGGCGGCCGAAAAAGCGGGATACACCGGAGAAATTGTCGCTCCCGCGGCTTTGGACGTGATTCCCCTGTGA
- a CDS encoding RelA/SpoT domain-containing protein, whose translation MPSNWESLDAPLRESVQHNVEIYERVRPALKLVTRDVLLVLRDMLKDSEVNPLFVTGRTKTVESFKEKISRTEEPLEPGGRRLLKFPDPFRTLNDMVGIRVITKLPAENAAVANVIKRQRQLFDCRGDREKDIGSIESGTYGYSSRHLILRTIQNEAVKEYQQVFNPDLQPNGSYFFECQIRTIFAHAWSEIEHDIRFKAEDPRAWTPHFDRQFTATAAMLETVETAFSDLHESYEEVRGYWDMDGEGAAPLTPNRIRDVWRTLLPHVDRKVDDDWGWAAELLAAHGLNQTMQLAGLLSANQITEVRKALDHRYSPGPDRLLDDLLLWQYGTKHIDLTAEDPDAVPHPRRDSLLRRLRQIERYRMTKK comes from the coding sequence ATGCCGAGTAACTGGGAAAGTCTGGACGCACCGCTGCGTGAGTCGGTGCAGCACAACGTGGAGATCTATGAGCGCGTCCGGCCTGCCCTGAAGCTGGTTACCCGTGATGTCCTGCTTGTTTTGCGGGACATGCTGAAGGACAGCGAGGTTAACCCGCTGTTCGTTACCGGCCGCACCAAGACTGTGGAATCCTTCAAGGAAAAGATCTCGCGCACCGAGGAGCCGCTGGAACCGGGCGGGCGGAGGCTCCTGAAGTTTCCGGACCCGTTCCGCACGCTCAATGACATGGTGGGCATCCGGGTGATCACCAAGCTGCCGGCGGAGAATGCCGCGGTGGCCAATGTCATCAAGCGCCAGCGGCAGCTTTTCGACTGCCGCGGCGACCGGGAAAAGGACATCGGCTCCATCGAGTCCGGCACCTACGGGTATTCCAGCCGGCACCTGATCCTGCGCACCATCCAGAATGAAGCCGTCAAGGAGTACCAGCAGGTCTTCAACCCGGACCTGCAGCCCAACGGCAGCTACTTTTTCGAGTGCCAGATCCGCACCATTTTCGCGCACGCGTGGAGCGAGATTGAGCACGATATCCGGTTCAAGGCCGAGGACCCCCGCGCCTGGACGCCGCACTTCGACCGGCAGTTCACGGCCACGGCGGCCATGCTGGAAACCGTGGAAACTGCTTTCTCGGACCTTCACGAAAGCTACGAGGAAGTCCGCGGCTACTGGGACATGGACGGCGAGGGTGCGGCCCCGCTGACGCCCAACCGGATCCGGGACGTCTGGCGGACCCTGCTCCCGCACGTGGACCGCAAGGTGGACGATGACTGGGGCTGGGCTGCCGAGCTTCTCGCCGCGCATGGGCTCAACCAGACCATGCAACTGGCCGGACTGCTCAGCGCCAACCAGATCACGGAAGTCCGCAAGGCCCTGGACCACCGCTACTCCCCCGGCCCGGACCGGCTCCTGGATGACCTCCTCCTCTGGCAGTACGGCACCAAGCACATCGACCTCACCGCAGAAGATCCCGACGCCGTCCCGCACCCGCGGCGCGACAGCCTCCTGCGGCGGCTGCGGCAGATTGAGCGGTACAGGATGACGAAGAAGTAG
- a CDS encoding LacI family DNA-binding transcriptional regulator gives MDSGEQVQQQRPRPRRVTAAMVAARAGVSVATVSLVANGKTAGRVAEDNISRVREAIAELGYVVDGIGSSLAKGVSSIVILVAPDISNPFFAKVIAGVRESLGPQYQLLLSVTEAGEFPEADDVRRLMSLRPAGLLVDAPNAGFLEDLASPSPLVLLDAPGLESYAPSVNLDVASGARQLAAHLAGAGHREAAYVDSVTGTETFAVRRAAFLEEAASRGITVSPERIISTTIDVGAAAGAFAEAWPDWQRAGVTAVACATDTHAYGVLQEARVAGIRIPEELAVAGFDDLPYSATSNPGLTSVHLPATALGQKAGEQLRGLMEGKSPGSGGVTLETSLVVRGSTSAAAT, from the coding sequence ATGGATTCCGGGGAACAGGTGCAGCAGCAACGGCCACGGCCGCGGCGAGTGACGGCGGCGATGGTCGCTGCGCGGGCCGGCGTTTCGGTGGCCACGGTGTCGCTGGTGGCCAATGGCAAGACCGCCGGGCGCGTGGCCGAGGACAACATTTCCCGGGTGCGGGAGGCCATTGCGGAGCTGGGGTACGTGGTGGACGGGATCGGCAGTTCCCTGGCCAAGGGCGTCAGCTCGATTGTGATCCTGGTGGCGCCGGACATCTCCAACCCGTTCTTCGCCAAGGTGATCGCCGGGGTGCGGGAGTCGCTGGGCCCGCAGTACCAGCTGCTGCTGTCCGTCACGGAGGCCGGCGAATTTCCGGAGGCCGACGACGTCCGGCGCCTGATGTCCCTGCGGCCGGCAGGGCTGCTGGTGGATGCACCCAACGCCGGGTTCCTCGAAGACCTCGCGTCGCCGTCGCCCCTTGTCCTGCTTGATGCGCCGGGACTGGAGTCCTACGCGCCCTCCGTGAACCTGGATGTGGCCAGCGGGGCACGCCAGCTGGCGGCGCACCTGGCCGGCGCCGGGCACAGGGAAGCTGCCTACGTGGACAGCGTGACCGGCACCGAGACGTTCGCGGTCCGGCGCGCGGCGTTCCTGGAGGAGGCCGCCTCGCGCGGCATCACCGTGAGCCCGGAGCGCATTATCAGCACCACCATCGACGTCGGTGCCGCGGCGGGCGCGTTCGCCGAAGCGTGGCCGGACTGGCAGCGCGCGGGAGTAACCGCCGTCGCCTGCGCCACCGACACCCACGCGTACGGGGTGCTGCAGGAAGCGCGCGTGGCAGGGATCCGGATCCCGGAGGAGCTGGCCGTGGCCGGGTTCGACGACCTGCCCTATTCGGCCACCAGCAATCCGGGCCTGACCAGTGTGCACCTGCCTGCCACTGCCCTGGGCCAGAAGGCCGGGGAGCAGCTGCGCGGACTCATGGAGGGGAAGTCGCCGGGGTCCGGCGGCGTCACCCTGGAGACCTCGCTGGTGGTGCGCGGCTCCACGTCGGCCGCCGCAACGTAG